CGAGGCGAAAACAAGCGCGGGCGAGCGCGAGCTCACGCTGACGGCGATTTAAAGCCCTTCGCAAAAAGTTTCGGTGACGTCAGATGTAACGGGCGACGCTTCCCGCTCGCCGTcggtgtgcgcgcgtgtgtttgtttgttcgtcTTTAATCATTAAAAGCGGACGGAATGGGGGCCAAGCAGAGCGGTCCCGCTGAAAACGGCCGCACGCGAGCGTACTCCGGCTCGGATCTCCCGTCGAGTaacggcggcggcggcggcggcagaACGGCGGCTGTGGCGATGAGGTTTCCCGCTCACGGCGCCTCAGGTGCCACATCTTCGTCGTCGTCCTCGTCAGCGGCGGTGGCCTCGCACTACACCGGCTCCAGGACGCGCTCCGTCGGGGGGGTCTCCGGTGGACCGGGCGCGAGACCTCAGTCGAGCATTAATATACCGAGCGCGGGAGCGTACGGCTCTCAGGACTCCGGTAACAGCACGCCGGAGGAGAACGGCGGGGAGAGAGCGCTCAACCGGCGCTCCGAGACTCTTGATCGGATCTTTACCTGCTCACCTGTCGCCTCATCTCTTC
The window above is part of the Puntigrus tetrazona isolate hp1 unplaced genomic scaffold, ASM1883169v1 S000000760, whole genome shotgun sequence genome. Proteins encoded here:
- the LOC122335335 gene encoding uncharacterized protein LOC122335335, with protein sequence MGAKQSGPAENGRTRAYSGSDLPSSNGGGGGGRTAAVAMRFPAHGASGATSSSSSSSAAVASHYTGSRTRSVGGVSGGPGARPQSSINIPSAGAYGSQDSGNSTPEENGGERALNRRSETLDRIFTCSPVASSLRSFVQHCGPFFTDACRCACGERLRRALGNQQVVVVEISDQKARTFPNHKPAVKPDPAARHRCAFRKVSFAGHELGPAVM